GATAGCCGCATCCTATTTCTGGTTATCGTGCTTGCCATCGCCTTTGTGGCTACCAAAGCCGTTTCACGATGGCTCAAAAAACTACTTAATCATTCTGGCATTCCCAATGCGTCGATTTTCGTCAACCTTTCATTGGTTGCAATCTGGACCATTGCCGTGGCCATGGTGCTCCAGCCGGTTTTCGGCATCAACCCCACCACCATCGTCACGGCGCTTGGTGTCGGCGGCGTCGCAATTTCACTGGGGCTTAAGGACACCATAGCCAACATCATTTCCGGATTCGGACTGATGATCGGCCATGTCATCCACCCAGGCGACCATGTGCGCATTCAGAACATCACCGGCACCGTCGAGGACATCACTTGGCGTCAGACGGTGGTGCGCGAACGCAACGGAAATCAGCTCATCATCCCCAATTCGGTGCTCAACACCTCTGCGCTGGAACGTCTTACCCAAGAAGGCGAGGCGCGTGTCAGCGTCGCTTTTGCAGTGAAACCCGGAACCGATATCAAGATGGCCGCCAAGCGAATAGCAAGCGTGCTCAAAGCGGCTACCATCGACCTCACCGACCGCAGAAACCCACCGCAAATCAACTTCACCGGCTTTTCCGCCGACGGGGTTCAGGGCGAAGCTTTGCTCTTTGCCAATCCCGACATTAATCAGGACAGGGTGCGAGATTGCGCCGTCCGAGCGCTGGCCAAAGAGGACTTTATCATCTGAGCCTAGCTGCAACACTGCAACATCACGGCTCGTTTTCTCACTCGCCGCCCCGCGTCGGAAAGCAGAATCAAACGGGCATTATTCTGCTTTCCGACGCAACAGACAATCAGACCGCGTTCAAAAGCAGTATTTCGGGACCTATTTTCTGCTTTCCGACGCGGCTTGTACGACGCTGATGGTGCAACCCTCAGCTGACGAAAAGCGCCATAATCATCTCGAGAACACACAGCACGATGAAGACGTTGATGCCGGGGTTGCCGAGCACCGTCTTGGCCCGCGTGCCTCTGGGCAATTCCTCGGGTGCACGATAGAACACGAGCTTCTTGCGTTCGACTATGGCGACAACGATGCCGACGACGAACATCACGATGTCGAAGATAAGGTAAATCAGGAACGGCGTGACCTCACCGCCGTGCCCCGCCGCGAACGCCTTTTTCATGCCGCCGACTATGTCGGTGTTGACCGCGTTCGCAGTGGACTTGCTCATCGTCAGGAACGTCATCTGCGGCAGGAATCCACCGAAGAAATTGAACGTCATATGCATGGCGATGGTATAGCGCAACTTGCCGGTGCGCACGTATGCATAGGCCAGCAGGAGGCCGAAACCGAAGGCATAGAAGAACTGAAACAGATTGCCGTGGAACATGCCAAAAGTGAAGGCCGAAAGCAGGATCGCCGTTTTCTCGCCATATTGCTGGGTGTGGTCGATTAACAGGCGGCGGAAAAGCCATTCCTCAAAAATCGGGGCGATGATCACGGTGAAGAGCAGAAGGCTCACTGGGTCAAGGTTTTGCGTCAGCTCATCGATGCTGTTCTGCGCCTTCCCGTTGGAGAACAGACCTGAAAGAATACTGCCGATGAAATTGCCGATATCAGCAAGCGGGAACGACATCGCCATCAGCGACAGGAACATGCCTATGCCCATATCGCTCGTTTTGCGCTTCACCTTCGGCATCGAGCGGAAAATGAGCAACGAAAGCGGGATAGCGATGACATAGAGCGGGCCATTACCCATCAGCAGTTCGGCCCACATCGGAAGTTTCTTCGGGTTGATGAAGATGGTTGAGAGCTGCGAAATACCCAACGCAAGAACGTTCCAGACCAGAATCACCATGGCCAGGGTGAAGCCGATATTCGAGAAACGCTTGCGGGCGTTGGCCAACCAGCGAGACATCGCCGCCTGCCACGGAGAGATTGATTGATACCAGTAGCCGTTGGAAGCCGGACGTGCATATTGTGCAGGCTGCTGGGCATACGGGAGCTGCGACGGGTACTGGTACGGTATTCCGGGCTGATATTGGGGCTGGGGCCGCTGCGACTGAGGCTGCGCTCCAAACTGCTGCGCCTGATACGCGGAATATTGGTAAGCCAGATATTGCGGTTGCGGGTATTGCTGCGTTGGGTATTGTCCGGGCTGCTGGTACGGCTGTGACGAATATTGCTGGAACTGCTGATATTGCGGCTGGGATTGAGGCGGTTGATACTGAGGCTGCCCGTAATCAGTCTGAGGCTGAGAGGACTGGGAGGACTGATATGGCTGGTATGGCTGCGACTGAGGCTGCTGGCACGGCTGGCTTTGAGGGTTGTAAGGCTGACCCTGGTATTGAGTTGGGTATCCCAGAGACTGATATGCCGGCCAGGTAGGCTGAGACTGAGGTCGCTGCCAAGGTTCCGGCTGCTCGGGTTGCGTCTGCGACCGCACTGTCTGATAAGCCGATTGCGGCTGATACTGCGACTGCTGCGACGAACCTGATTCCTCGTGCTCGACCGACTGCGGAGTTTGTTCTTCGGAACGGTTATCGTCGTTCATATTGCGGCACACGCCCTCTCAGACTATTCATCAACTTACGATATTTATCAATTATAGAAAATGCGGTATGCATTGATATCTATCGCCATCTTATCTATATTAAATTAAAGTTGATATTATTTAATATACAAATTTATCGCAAAACGCCTTCAATAAGCTTGGTAATCAGCTGGGTATAGTTCACGCCCGTCGCTTCCCAAGCCTTTGGATACATCGAAATCGGCGTGAATCCAGGCATGGTGTTGATTTCGTTGACCATCACCTCGCCACGTTTCGTAACGAACGTATCGACGCGCGAAAGCCCTGCCCCGTCGACGGCCTTGAACGCACGTACCGCGACTTCTTGCGCACGTTTCAACGTTTCGTCAGGTAGGCTCGCCGGCACTTCAACGTGGGAGGCGTCGGAATCGGTGTATTTGCTGTCGAAATCGTAGAACTGGTCATCGCCTTCGGCGCGAAGATCGAGCACGATTTCGCCGGGCAGCGCCGATTTCGGCTCCTCGCCAGCCACCGGGTCGAGCACGGCACATTCAATCTCGCGTCCGTCGATGCCTTGCTCCACAAGCACTTTCCAGTCGTGGTGCGACGCCTCGAACAGCGCTGCAGCCAATTCCTCGGTGTCTCCCTCACGCTCCAACTTGGTAACACCGAAACTCGACCCTGCGCGGGAAGGCTTGACAAACAGCGGGTAACGCAGCTTGGCCGACTTAATACTTTTCATCGCTTCGGCAGCATCGCTTTTGAACTCGTCTGACGGGTCGAAATCACGGGTATCGAAGGTCACTCCAGGAGCCACGGGAATGCCGGCCTGCGCAAGGATAATCTTGGTGAACGCCTTGTCCATGCAGGCCGCCGAAGCGAAGACACCGCAGCCGACGTAAGGCACGCCCATCATCTCGAGAAGACCTTGAACCGTTCCGTCCTCGCCGTACGGTCCGTGCAGCACCGGAAACACCGCATCCACATAACCGAGCGAAGTAAGTTTGCCGTTTGTTTCACGAACGTAGAAGCCGTTGTTGCCACGAGACATATCAAGGACGACCGGTTTGACAGCCTCGTTCGCTTCCGTCCCTTCGACCACGGGCATCGCGCCATCGGAAAGATTGAAATCGCGCGGATCGGTACCGCCTATCACCCATTCTCCGGCCTTGGTGATGCCGATGGGAATCGGCTCGAAACGTTCGGTATCCATGGCTTTCAAGACCCCTGCCGTAGAAATGCAGGAAATCGAATGTTCGTCCGCCCTGCCGCCGTACAACACCACCACACGCTGCTTGCGCATATTCCCTCGCTTTACTTGGTCCAAAACCGAATCTGAGTCCCAAGCGTACACGGCAAAGAACTGCGGGCAAAGGGAATGAATTGCTCATTCACAAAGCCGATGCACGCCGGAAACATGGGCGTGTCGGTAAGAAGAAAGTCCAGTTACTCTTCCGTGATATTGCCTTTTACCAGCTCATGGAGCATCTGATTGCAGGTCAGGCCGTGCTTTAGGACATCGTTCATCGCACTGGCGAGTGGGGTTTGCACGCCGAGACGTTCGCCCATACGAACCGCGGCTTCCGTCGTGGGCACACCTTCTGCCACGCCATTACTGACTTTTGTCGCTTCCTCGACGCTCATCCCGCGGCCGAGGTTCGCACCGAAGGTGTAGTTGCGGCTCAGCGGCGAACCACAGGTGGCGATGAGGTCACCGACTCCCGCAAGACCATGGAAAGTCTTGGCTTCTGCGTGCGCGGCCTTGCCGAGCGCCACAAGTTCCGCAAGCCCGCGCGTCTCGACCATCGCGGCGGTGTTTTCCCCGTAACCGGCGCCACGGGCCATACCCACGGCGAGCGCCACGACGTTCTTCAGGGACCCACACATCTCCACGCCGATGACGTCGGTGGTGACAAACGCCTTGAAATACGGCGTTTTACAGGCTTCCGCCACGGTTTTGGCATTGTCGATATTTTCGCAGGCGACCACCGTCGCACTCGGCTGGCGGTCGGCAACTTCCTTGCTCAGGTTCGGCCCGGAAATGGCAGCAAACCGTTCTGCTGGCAGACCTCCCAACGCCTCACGCACCACTTCATCCATACGCTTGCCGGTGGTGCGTTCGATGCCCTTCATCAACGAAACCACAATGACATCGGCATTGATCAGCGGCGCAAAAAGCTCCAACGCCTCGCGTGCATGCTGGGCGGCGATGGCGACAACGACGATCTGGGCTTGCTCGACGGCTTCGGCTCGATCGCCGGTCGCAGTCATATTGTCCGGAAGGCGCTTGACACTTGGGAGCCGTACTCCGTTGTAATGGCGGTCGCGGATACCTTCGACGATTTCCGGTTCGCGTGCCCACATCATCACGTCGTTGCCTGCGTCCGCAAGCACCTGACCGAACGCCGTCCCCCAAGCGCCTGCCCCAAGTACTGTCACCTTCATAATCTGCTCCTTTGCACCGCTAACTTCCTCCATAATAGTGGCGATTATCGCCTACCGTTATGGATTCGCCGAACGTATGCCCTGCCGTCAAGAACTCAACCATTCTGCCGCAGTATAGACTACTTCGTCAATTCCGCGGCCCGTCTATTTCATTCCATTTTGCACCTCTTGGCGCACCAAGATGCCCGATTTACGCACTTTAACGTCGAAAGTGACAATTTTGGGGTATCTTGGTGCGCCAAGTGGGCCATTTTTGCAACAATTACGTCTAAATCTCCATTTTTTGGGCTTCTTGGTGCGCCAAGAGGTACGAAAAATGAAGAATCAGCGACGCGGCTTGCGACTCATCGTCCGAAAATCCCAATAGCCTTCGGCCGGCGGCTGCTCGCCGCGGATTTCAGCCATGATGGTTTCCATGCGTTCGCGGATACGCGTGGTGAGTTCCGTGACCAGTTCCATCGGCGGCTCGACACCCCATGAATCGGTGTCTTTGAGCAGGTCGCCATAATCCAGCGCGTCGTCGTAGCACATCACCACGTTCTTGCGCGGCCAAGGCCACCAATGGTTGATGCTCGCCGCGCCCCACGTCACCGCGCAATAGAGCGGCACCTGATGGCCGAGCCGGCGCGAGGATTCGAGCGCGATGATACCGACGCCGTCTTTGAGACTCATCGGCCATTTGAGCGGGTCGCGTGAGAGCGTGCCTTCCGGCCAGACGGTCAGCGGACGGCCCGAGGTGATGATGTCGATGGATTCCTTCTCGATTTCGATGGCCTTGCCGCTGCGGCGCGGCACTGGTTGCATGCCCACCAGCTGGAACCAACGCCCGATAATCGGCCAGTGCGCCATCTCGGCCTTCGCCATATAGCGCGGGCGACGACCCATATGGAACAGCGCGTCCATCGGAATAAAAACGTCATACATCGTGACGTGCGTGGCCGCCGTGATGAACGGACCGGTTTCGGGAACGTGCTCAAGCCCCCACGCATAGACTTTGCTATGTGCGCGAAGCACCATAGAGACGGCATCGAGCAGGCGCTTGGTACCCTTCGGGTTCTGCGCCTCGATTTCGGCGGTGTTTACCTTGCGCGGGCCAGTTGGGAGATATTGCGTCGGGTCCACCAGATGGTG
The window above is part of the Bifidobacterium sp. ESL0732 genome. Proteins encoded here:
- a CDS encoding type II CAAX endopeptidase family protein; translation: MNDDNRSEEQTPQSVEHEESGSSQQSQYQPQSAYQTVRSQTQPEQPEPWQRPQSQPTWPAYQSLGYPTQYQGQPYNPQSQPCQQPQSQPYQPYQSSQSSQPQTDYGQPQYQPPQSQPQYQQFQQYSSQPYQQPGQYPTQQYPQPQYLAYQYSAYQAQQFGAQPQSQRPQPQYQPGIPYQYPSQLPYAQQPAQYARPASNGYWYQSISPWQAAMSRWLANARKRFSNIGFTLAMVILVWNVLALGISQLSTIFINPKKLPMWAELLMGNGPLYVIAIPLSLLIFRSMPKVKRKTSDMGIGMFLSLMAMSFPLADIGNFIGSILSGLFSNGKAQNSIDELTQNLDPVSLLLFTVIIAPIFEEWLFRRLLIDHTQQYGEKTAILLSAFTFGMFHGNLFQFFYAFGFGLLLAYAYVRTGKLRYTIAMHMTFNFFGGFLPQMTFLTMSKSTANAVNTDIVGGMKKAFAAGHGGEVTPFLIYLIFDIVMFVVGIVVAIVERKKLVFYRAPEELPRGTRAKTVLGNPGINVFIVLCVLEMIMALFVS
- a CDS encoding NAD(P)H-dependent glycerol-3-phosphate dehydrogenase, with translation MKVTVLGAGAWGTAFGQVLADAGNDVMMWAREPEIVEGIRDRHYNGVRLPSVKRLPDNMTATGDRAEAVEQAQIVVVAIAAQHAREALELFAPLINADVIVVSLMKGIERTTGKRMDEVVREALGGLPAERFAAISGPNLSKEVADRQPSATVVACENIDNAKTVAEACKTPYFKAFVTTDVIGVEMCGSLKNVVALAVGMARGAGYGENTAAMVETRGLAELVALGKAAHAEAKTFHGLAGVGDLIATCGSPLSRNYTFGANLGRGMSVEEATKVSNGVAEGVPTTEAAVRMGERLGVQTPLASAMNDVLKHGLTCNQMLHELVKGNITEE
- a CDS encoding lysophospholipid acyltransferase family protein yields the protein MTSKGKPSPRSAVKPLSDAQVELLGRRHHLVDPTQYLPTGPRKVNTAEIEAQNPKGTKRLLDAVSMVLRAHSKVYAWGLEHVPETGPFITAATHVTMYDVFIPMDALFHMGRRPRYMAKAEMAHWPIIGRWFQLVGMQPVPRRSGKAIEIEKESIDIITSGRPLTVWPEGTLSRDPLKWPMSLKDGVGIIALESSRRLGHQVPLYCAVTWGAASINHWWPWPRKNVVMCYDDALDYGDLLKDTDSWGVEPPMELVTELTTRIRERMETIMAEIRGEQPPAEGYWDFRTMSRKPRR
- a CDS encoding D-alanine--D-alanine ligase family protein, whose product is MRKQRVVVLYGGRADEHSISCISTAGVLKAMDTERFEPIPIGITKAGEWVIGGTDPRDFNLSDGAMPVVEGTEANEAVKPVVLDMSRGNNGFYVRETNGKLTSLGYVDAVFPVLHGPYGEDGTVQGLLEMMGVPYVGCGVFASAACMDKAFTKIILAQAGIPVAPGVTFDTRDFDPSDEFKSDAAEAMKSIKSAKLRYPLFVKPSRAGSSFGVTKLEREGDTEELAAALFEASHHDWKVLVEQGIDGREIECAVLDPVAGEEPKSALPGEIVLDLRAEGDDQFYDFDSKYTDSDASHVEVPASLPDETLKRAQEVAVRAFKAVDGAGLSRVDTFVTKRGEVMVNEINTMPGFTPISMYPKAWEATGVNYTQLITKLIEGVLR
- a CDS encoding mechanosensitive ion channel domain-containing protein, coding for METLLDWLKAHDSRILFLVIVLAIAFVATKAVSRWLKKLLNHSGIPNASIFVNLSLVAIWTIAVAMVLQPVFGINPTTIVTALGVGGVAISLGLKDTIANIISGFGLMIGHVIHPGDHVRIQNITGTVEDITWRQTVVRERNGNQLIIPNSVLNTSALERLTQEGEARVSVAFAVKPGTDIKMAAKRIASVLKAATIDLTDRRNPPQINFTGFSADGVQGEALLFANPDINQDRVRDCAVRALAKEDFII